One Onthophagus taurus isolate NC chromosome 11, IU_Otau_3.0, whole genome shotgun sequence genomic window carries:
- the LOC139432117 gene encoding uncharacterized protein — protein sequence MDKNKFVWSSEKTHLVIEKQESYPELWDTSSKVYKNKIKKQNALKAIVNDIDAPEEEVKRKLHNLRTQFGQEVNKEKKKKSGQSADDVYVSKWEFYNDMKYMTLSHDPKKLRIIW from the coding sequence atggacaaaaataaattcgtttGGAGTAGTGAAAAAACACATTTGGTAATTGAAAAACAAGAAAGTTATCCTGAATTATGGGACACGTCCTCAAAAGtctataagaataaaattaaaaaacaaaatgctttAAAGGCAATAGTCAATGATATAGACGCACCCGAAGAAGAGGTCAAAAGGAAATTGCACAACCTCCGAACGCAGTTTGGTCAAGAAgtaaacaaagaaaagaaaaaaaaaagtggccAAAGTGCtgatgatgtatatgttagcAAATGGGAGTTTTATAATGACATGAAATACATGACGTTATCTCATGACCCAAAGAAACTGAGGATAATTTGGTAA
- the LOC111416167 gene encoding protein arginine N-methyltransferase 1 translates to MGDSDVPKLADFPSNQNDEDSDGWDEMEATGGEQTTCLFCSSQFHTIAVALDHCRTEHNFDLLDLKTKYNMDCYSFIKMINYIRKHKPEPKTITESCSVLWEDDEYLKPGEMESWLMYDFDDLGSAPSTPHYAIDGKTPISNITYADLQRQIQDLTVQLKHKDSLLHTAMEDISKMRQITRTIIEAGDEKLANSSKINCVGSIPVGYDSEYFNSYAHFGIHHDMLNDKVRTESYRDAILKNSALFSGKTVLDVGCGTGILSMFAAKAGANKVYGIDQSDVVYKAMEIVRENNLHEIIHLIHGRLEDTQLPEEKVDIIVSEWMGYFLLFEGMLDSFIHARDTHLKPNGLVLPSKCTINLIGGSDLERYKKYIDFWDDVYGFNMKCMKSEVLGEANIETLSNEHVLTESCVLKEINLRDCTTSTPNFSANFELKCLKKGVLTCFVGYFDTFFELENLVAFSTGPEVERTHWQQTIFYLKNVINVEEGDVIRGTLNCSRMLKNVRGLKVSIVIGDDKYEYRLD, encoded by the exons ATGGGTGACTCAg ACGTCCCCAAACTCGCTGATTTTCCATCAAATCAAAATGATGAAGATTCTGATGGTTGGGATGAAATGGAAGCCACTGGAGGTGAACAAACGACCTGTTTATTTTGTTCATCTCAATTTCACACGATTGCCGTCGCCTTAGATCACTGCCGAACTGAGCATAATTTTGATCTTTTAGACTTGaaaacgaaatacaacatGGATTGTTactcatttattaaaatgattaattatatTAGAAAACATAAACCTGAGCCTAAAACAATTACTGAGTCTTGTAGTGTGTTATGGGAAGatgatgaatatttaaaaccaGGTGAAATGGAATCTTGGTTAATGTATG attttgatgatttaggGAGTGCTCCATCTACTCCTCATTATGCAATTGATGGAAAAACTCCTATAAGTAATATTACTTATGCTGATTTACAAAGGCAAATTCAAGACTTAACCGTTCAG CTGAAACACAAAGACTCTTTACTTCACACTGCCATGGAAGATATTTCTAAGATGAGACAAATTACTAGAACTATAATAGAAGCTGGAGATGAAAAATTAGCAAATTCTAGTAAGATTAATTGTGTAGGATCCATTCCAGTTGGATATGATAGCgaatattttaattcttatgCTCATTTTGGAATACATCATGACATGCTTAAT gaTAAAGTGCGGACCGAAAGTTATCGAGATGcaatcttaaaaaattcagctttattttccggaaaaaccgTTTTGGACGTTGGTTGTGGGACAGGAATTTTATCAATGTTCGCTGCTAAAGCGGGAGCCAATAAGGTTTACGGAATCGATCAATCTGATGTAGTTTACAAAGCAATGGAAATAGTAAG aGAAAACAATCTTCATGAAATAATTCACTTAATTCATGGTCGTTTAGAAGATACGCAACTCCCAGAAGAAAAAGTCGATATAATCGTTTCAGAATGGATGGGCTATTTTCTCCTTTTCGAAGGAATGTTGGACAGTTTTATTCACGCTCGTGACACCCACTTAAAACCAAACGGCCTTGTTTTACCATCAAAATGCACAATAAACCTTATAGGCGGATCAGATTTAGAacgttacaaaaaatatatcgatTTTTGGGACGATGTTTATGGGTTTAATATGAAATGCATGAAATCAGAAGTGTTAGGAGAGGCTAATATCGAAACTTTATCCAATGAACACGTTTTGACTGAATCATGTGTTTTAAAAGAGATTAATTTGCGCGATTGCACCACAAGTACGCCTAATTTCAGCGCTAACTTCGAGTTGAAATGTCTTAAAAAAGGTGTTTTGACGTGTTTTGTTGGTtattttgatacattttttgaGTTAGAAAATTTGGTTGCGTTTAGTACAGGACCGGAAGTTGAAAGAACTCATTGGCAacaaactattttttatttaaagaatgtTATCAATGTAGAAGAGGGTGATGTAATACGTGGTACTTTAAATTGTAGTCGAATGTTGAAAAATGTACGAGGATTAAAAGTTAGTATTGTTATTGGGGATGATAAATATGAATATAGGTTagattaa